One genomic segment of Cannabis sativa cultivar Pink pepper isolate KNU-18-1 unplaced genomic scaffold, ASM2916894v1 Contig5, whole genome shotgun sequence includes these proteins:
- the LOC133033366 gene encoding rust resistance kinase Lr10-like: MSSKIPLFIFLFILTQNSLLLLTSAQAKKSLPKCHPILCGRNQNQMSPFNNKIMSPECGALKLNCSQDGPRIQLKKQGHWFKIENISQSQPQSLISIDIKDSLPSDLSESCKLMNQYSLPSPTDSSHFSSYNFTAEVTSTLYNCTPNIGSIAKDFVRTDCKGYDFYYKPPNMSFPYQKQCPNVTLPFYSPFIPFTLHLKINPYCFGCDLGGGKCHNSTTQSQFHCTLFPQKGPKKKKLNLGVEVAIIFGGIGTLVIMLICCWRTFCWKKHNHVHQSIEAFIKNCDPLQVRRYTYSNIKKMTNSFKEKLGQGGFGSVYKGKLLDGHLVAVKMLNEFKANDGEDFMNEVEAISRTSHVNVVRLLGFCFEGAKKALIYEFMPNGSLEKFIYHENESEENFKLDWETCYGISLGIARGLEYLHRGCNKRILHFDIKPHNILLDAEFVPKISDFGLAKVCTRKDSLLSMLGPRGTIGYIAPEVIYRNFGAVSHKSDVYSFGMMILEMVGGRKNMNVSIDNSSEIYFPQWIYKRLEAEELGLKRIMNREENVKVRKMIMTSLWCIQTDPSSRPAMSRVIEMLEGSLESLQVPPKPFLCSSPSLPSSSPSCSSNTFVSLQISNI, translated from the exons ATGTCTTCAAAAATTCCTCTCTTCATTTTCTTATTCATTTTAACTCaaaattctcttcttcttctaacCTCAGCTCAAGCAAAGAAATCTCTTCCAAAATGTCACCCAATCTTATGTGGAAGAAATCAAAATCAGATGAGCCCATTCAACAACAAGATCATGAGCCCAGAATGTGGGGCCCTAAAATTGAATTGTTCTCAAGATGGGCCAAGGATCCAATTGAAAAAACAAGGCCATTGGTTTAAAATTGAGAACATTTCTCAATCTCAACCACAATCTTTAATCTCTATTGATATCAAAGATTCACTACCCTCAGATTTGAGtgaaagttgtaaattaatgaaTCAATATTCTCTTCCAAGCCCCACTGATTCATCTcatttctcttcttataatTTTACAGCTGAGGTCACTTCAACACTTTACAATTGTACCCCTAATATTGGGTCTATTGCCAAAGATTTTGTTAGGACTGATTGTAAAGGGTATGATTTTTACTATAAGCCACCAAATATGAGTTTTCCTTACCAAAAACAATGCCCAAATGTTACTCTTCCATTTTATTCACCTTTTATTCCTTTTACTTTACATTTGAAAATAAATCCTTATTGTTTTGGATGTGATTTGGGAGGTGGGAAATGTCACAATAGTACTACTCAAAGTCAATTTCATTGTACTTTGTTCCCTCAaaaag GACCAAAGAAGAAAAAGCTAAATTTAGGAGTGGAAGTAG CTATTATTTTTGGTGGAATTGGTACACTTGTGATTATGCTAATATGTTGTTGGAGGACATTTTGTTGGAAGAAACATAATCATGTTCATCAAAGTATTGAGGCATTCATAAAAAATTGTGATCCTCTTCAAGTTAGAAGATACACGTATTCCAACATCAAAAAAATGACAAACTCATTCAAAGAAAAGTTAGGCCAAGGAGGTTTTGGTAGTGTCTACAAAGGAAAATTACTTGATGGGCATCTTGTTGCAGTGAAGATGTTAAATGAATTCAAAGCCAATGATGGAGAAGATTTCATGAATGAAGTTGAAGCAATAAGCAGAACTTCCCATGTCAATGTTGTCCGATTGTTAGGGTTTTGCTTCGAGGGCGCGAAAAAGGCTCTCATTTATGAGTTCATGCCTAATGGCTCTCTTGAAAAATTCATTTATCATGAAAATGAAAGTGAAGAGAATTTTAAGTTGGATTGGGAAACATGTTATGGAATCTCACTTGGCATTGCTAGAGGACTTGAGTATTTGCATAGAGGTTGCAACAAGAGAATTTTACATTTCGATATTAAGCCTCATAACATTCTTCTTGACGCAGAATTTGTGCCCAAAATCTCTGATTTCGGCCTTGCCAAAGTTTGCACCCGAAAAGATAGTTTACTCTCAATGTTGGGTCCAAGAGGTACAATTGGGTACATAGCTCCTGAAGTTATCTATAGAAACTTCGGAGCGGTTTCTCACAAGTCTGATGTGTATAGTTTTGGAATGATGATTTTAGAAATGGTTGGTGGGAGAAAAAACATGAATGTTTCAATTGATAATAGTAGCGAAATATATTTCCCGCAATGGATCTATAAGAGACTTGAGGCCGAAGAACTCGGCCTCAAGAGGATTATGAATAGAGAAGAGAATGTAAAAGTGAGGAAGATGATTATGACAAGCTTGTGGTGCATACAAACCGATCCATCGAGTCGACCAGCAATGAGTAGAGTCATAGAAATGTTGGAAGGTAGCCTTGAATCATTGCAAGTACCACCGAAGCCTTTCTTGTGTTCTTCACCAAGCTTACCAAGCTCATCACCATCTTGTTCTTCTAACACATTTGTATCTCTACAAATCTCAAACATATGA